From a region of the Thermomicrobium roseum DSM 5159 genome:
- a CDS encoding DsbA family oxidoreductase, translated as MLTIEFWSDIQCPWSYVVSLRLRRALRVSRRPIRVLWRYWPLELVNRCATPRWLLEAERVILARCEPDAFAPWQRDDFPSTFLPAMALAAAARQQDLDFADTVDRAVREAFFLDQCNVAVLPELIDILDRKGIATDRLQDAFWSGKGWRELWNDWQESHSRAIQGSPHLFVVELGTNVHSPGLREGTTPHGLPLVLHDDPTFVEEWLDQLWRLDGDSLDGY; from the coding sequence ATGCTGACGATCGAGTTTTGGTCCGATATCCAATGCCCTTGGAGTTATGTCGTTTCGCTGCGTCTGCGCCGTGCGCTGCGCGTCTCCCGCCGCCCGATTCGTGTCCTCTGGCGCTATTGGCCACTCGAGCTCGTCAACCGATGTGCCACCCCACGTTGGCTCCTGGAAGCCGAACGCGTTATTCTCGCCCGTTGCGAGCCGGACGCATTCGCCCCGTGGCAACGGGACGATTTTCCCTCTACTTTCCTTCCTGCAATGGCCCTGGCCGCTGCTGCACGCCAGCAAGACCTCGATTTCGCCGACACCGTCGATCGGGCCGTGAGAGAAGCCTTCTTCCTCGACCAGTGCAATGTCGCCGTCCTACCCGAACTCATCGACATACTCGACCGAAAGGGAATCGCCACTGATCGACTGCAAGACGCATTCTGGTCCGGCAAAGGTTGGCGCGAACTCTGGAATGACTGGCAAGAGAGTCACTCCCGCGCGATACAGGGGAGCCCCCATTTGTTCGTCGTCGAGTTGGGGACGAACGTTCATAGCCCGGGTTTGCGAGAAGGCACCACGCCGCACGGGTTGCCGTTGGTGCTTCATGATGATCCGACGTTCGTCGAAGAGTGGCTCGACCAACTCTGGCGACTCGACGGGGACTCGCTCGACGGATACTGA
- the rpoD gene encoding RNA polymerase sigma factor RpoD: MDLHALDGTSDSYFLADDVFPSLTDLDELSADETLRTNESEGLLPSRHSRLQRRLRDHPERFDDDGLSTSDTVRLYLQEIGETALLTPQEEVWLAQRIERGKIAKVRLERGDYKSEDERLALVADKEDGERARAHLIQANLRLVVSVAKKYVGRGLSFLDLIQEGNIGLMKATEKFDYKRGYKFSTYATWWIRQAITRAISDQSRTIRLPVHVGETINRIKKISHRLQQILEREPTQLEVARALDMPEEKIRQILEAARLPVSLEAPIGQDGDAFLGDFIEDETQPAPLEIASQQLLRQQLEEALSRLTERERRIIILRYGLEDGQFRTLEEVGREFGITRERIRQIEAKALRKLRHPSCSRFLRGYLD; encoded by the coding sequence ATGGATCTGCATGCCTTGGATGGAACGAGCGATTCCTACTTCCTCGCCGACGACGTGTTTCCCTCACTGACCGATTTGGATGAGCTTTCCGCCGACGAAACCTTGAGGACAAACGAGAGCGAAGGCCTCCTTCCCTCACGACACTCACGCCTCCAGCGACGATTGCGCGATCACCCCGAACGCTTCGATGACGACGGCCTCAGTACCAGCGATACCGTTCGTCTCTATCTTCAAGAAATCGGTGAAACAGCGCTTCTCACCCCCCAAGAGGAAGTCTGGCTCGCTCAGCGAATCGAACGAGGCAAGATCGCCAAAGTTCGGCTCGAGCGGGGAGACTACAAGTCGGAAGACGAACGACTGGCCCTCGTCGCTGACAAGGAAGATGGTGAACGTGCCCGCGCTCATTTGATTCAAGCCAACCTGCGGCTGGTAGTCAGCGTCGCCAAGAAATATGTCGGACGTGGGCTCTCTTTCCTCGACCTCATTCAAGAGGGCAATATCGGCCTCATGAAGGCGACTGAGAAATTCGACTACAAGCGGGGCTACAAGTTCTCCACCTATGCGACGTGGTGGATCCGGCAAGCAATCACGCGGGCGATTTCCGATCAGAGTCGGACCATCCGCTTGCCCGTCCATGTCGGCGAGACCATCAACCGCATCAAGAAGATCAGCCACCGCCTCCAACAGATTCTCGAACGTGAACCGACCCAATTGGAGGTTGCTCGTGCCCTCGATATGCCGGAAGAAAAGATTCGCCAGATCCTCGAAGCAGCACGCCTCCCCGTCTCGCTGGAAGCACCGATCGGTCAAGATGGTGACGCGTTCTTGGGCGACTTCATCGAGGACGAGACACAACCAGCCCCCCTAGAAATCGCTTCCCAGCAACTCCTTCGGCAACAGCTCGAGGAAGCGTTGAGTCGCCTCACTGAGCGCGAACGGCGCATCATCATCCTGCGATACGGCCTCGAAGACGGACAGTTCCGCACCCTGGAGGAAGTCGGGCGCGAGTTCGGTATCACCCGCGAGCGGATCCGGCAGATCGAGGCGAAGGCCCTGCGTAAGCTGCGCCACCCGAGCTGCAGCCGCTTCTTGCGCGGCTATCTAGACTGA
- the ruvC gene encoding crossover junction endodeoxyribonuclease RuvC: MRVLGVDPGMALLGYGVVEGGEPLRALSFGVVSTPAHLPVERRLVVLHDELAQLLEHWQPDVVALEQLFFARNVTTALAVGQARGIVLLLCGQRTIPVVEYTPAQVKQAVGGYGRARKREMQEMVRLLLRLPVLPQPDDAADALALAVCYFQYSRAAQLERFT; encoded by the coding sequence GTGCGTGTCCTAGGAGTCGATCCCGGAATGGCGTTGTTGGGTTACGGTGTGGTCGAAGGAGGCGAACCGCTGCGAGCGCTGTCCTTCGGTGTGGTGAGCACGCCGGCTCACTTGCCGGTAGAACGGCGGCTCGTCGTTCTGCATGACGAACTCGCTCAACTATTGGAGCATTGGCAACCCGATGTGGTCGCATTAGAACAGCTGTTCTTTGCGCGAAATGTAACCACCGCGCTAGCTGTGGGACAAGCTCGAGGAATCGTCTTGCTCCTGTGCGGACAGCGCACTATTCCCGTTGTCGAGTACACTCCCGCGCAGGTGAAGCAGGCGGTGGGTGGCTATGGTCGAGCGCGAAAGCGCGAAATGCAGGAGATGGTTCGCCTCTTGCTCCGGTTGCCAGTACTTCCCCAGCCTGACGATGCAGCCGATGCTTTGGCGCTGGCCGTTTGCTACTTCCAGTACAGTCGTGCTGCACAGCTGGAGCGATTCACCTGA
- a CDS encoding TlyA family RNA methyltransferase, with translation MTKHRVRADDLLVSRGLVATRSQARALIMAGRVWLGDQRVEKAGELLPADAELRISEPPRYVSRGGEKLEHALRSFGIDVNGLVCADFGASTGGFTDVLLQHGARRVYAIDVGRGQLHYRLRHDPRVVVMERTNVRYLKTLPELIDLVTIDVSFISLRLVLPAAWKVLAPYGRVIALVKPQFEAGRGKVGKGGVVRDLAVHREVLERVTAAALDLGFSVEGLIRSPITGAEGNIEYFLLLRRNGVLRPDVSSLIDNVLREVETAA, from the coding sequence ATGACCAAGCACCGCGTTAGGGCCGATGACCTCCTCGTGTCCCGTGGACTGGTAGCGACGCGGAGTCAAGCTCGCGCTTTGATCATGGCTGGCAGGGTGTGGCTTGGCGACCAGCGAGTCGAAAAAGCCGGCGAGTTGCTGCCAGCGGATGCTGAACTGAGGATTTCGGAGCCGCCGCGCTATGTCAGCCGTGGCGGGGAGAAGCTGGAGCATGCGCTGCGCTCGTTTGGAATCGATGTCAACGGGCTCGTCTGTGCCGATTTCGGCGCGTCAACTGGTGGCTTTACCGACGTGCTTTTACAGCACGGTGCGCGGCGGGTGTATGCGATCGATGTCGGTCGGGGGCAGCTGCATTACCGATTGCGTCACGATCCACGAGTCGTGGTGATGGAACGGACGAACGTTCGGTACCTCAAAACATTGCCGGAACTGATCGATCTTGTAACGATAGATGTCTCGTTCATTTCGCTGCGCCTCGTCTTGCCAGCTGCATGGAAAGTGCTCGCACCATATGGTCGAGTCATTGCTCTCGTGAAGCCGCAGTTCGAAGCCGGACGCGGTAAAGTGGGGAAAGGTGGCGTCGTACGTGATCTCGCTGTTCACCGCGAAGTGCTCGAACGAGTCACGGCAGCAGCCCTCGACCTGGGTTTCTCGGTCGAGGGACTGATTCGATCCCCGATCACCGGCGCGGAAGGCAACATCGAATATTTTCTCCTACTGCGGCGGAACGGTGTTTTACGACCAGACGTCAGTTCGCTCATCGATAACGTGTTGCGTGAAGTGGAGACCGCGGCATGA
- the larB gene encoding nickel pincer cofactor biosynthesis protein LarB, with amino-acid sequence MTSEWKSDPFQDLRAALEGEELSGRTNPGVWVDPMRRRRTGVPEIVLAEGKTIEQLLAAIDLLLEREGRVLVSRVQPAQFEAIRTRFVSVPVRTAPSKRTLVLRRDECAVQPTGGRVGILTAGAADRPAAEEAQLVAEELGCLVRVVHDVGVAGLHRLVPALRDLVSEWDADVLIVAAGMDGVLPSVVAGLVSVPVIGLPTPVGYGVGGQGEAALYSMLQSCAPGLVVVNIDNGVGAGAAAAKIANRCAGQRRQRESSDEAASRANRSASFR; translated from the coding sequence ATGACCAGCGAATGGAAGAGTGATCCGTTTCAGGATCTTCGGGCCGCTCTCGAAGGCGAGGAGCTATCGGGTCGCACGAATCCAGGCGTATGGGTGGATCCAATGCGACGCCGGCGAACCGGCGTGCCGGAAATCGTGCTGGCCGAGGGCAAGACGATCGAGCAACTCCTGGCTGCAATCGACCTCTTGTTGGAGCGAGAGGGTCGAGTGCTCGTCAGCCGCGTTCAGCCGGCCCAGTTCGAGGCTATTCGCACCCGCTTCGTCTCGGTGCCGGTACGCACGGCACCTTCGAAACGGACACTCGTTCTCCGACGAGACGAGTGCGCTGTCCAGCCCACTGGTGGACGGGTCGGTATCTTGACGGCCGGAGCAGCTGATCGACCGGCGGCTGAAGAAGCGCAGCTCGTTGCGGAGGAACTGGGCTGTCTCGTTCGTGTCGTCCACGATGTCGGTGTTGCCGGTCTGCATCGCTTAGTACCTGCGCTACGCGATCTGGTCAGCGAATGGGATGCCGATGTTCTGATCGTCGCCGCTGGCATGGACGGAGTTCTCCCGAGCGTGGTCGCCGGACTCGTCTCCGTTCCGGTGATCGGCCTGCCGACTCCGGTAGGGTATGGTGTTGGGGGGCAAGGGGAAGCGGCATTGTACAGCATGCTGCAGTCCTGCGCTCCCGGCCTGGTCGTCGTCAATATCGACAATGGTGTTGGGGCCGGAGCAGCTGCTGCTAAGATCGCGAATCGCTGTGCTGGTCAACGCCGTCAGCGAGAATCGTCCGACGAGGCGGCAAGTAGGGCGAACCGCTCGGCAAGTTTCCGGTAA
- a CDS encoding ArgK protein — MSQDLGNLLEGVRNRDRSSLARALSLLERYPDVAHLLPRERGGHATVVAVAGPPGAGKSTLLGRVAAEITMRDMSVAVLAFDPVSPRSGGALLGDRIRMLDAAEHPNVYVRSIAARDPAGSPVLPALLAVLDLYGFDFVFLEAVGAGQEASPLLLAADLALLVLVPGLGDSVQTLKAGVLEIADLIVINKSDRPGAAELVRDLSAYYRLLADTSHPVPPILQTVGSEGQGITAVLEAITELRDRYAASGILEERRRRAATRLWQHTLRTRCLRIIDELLNDGPAPDDGDHEMGTRERQLYRKLAERFALLAASSDDSR, encoded by the coding sequence ATGTCGCAGGACTTGGGAAACTTGCTCGAAGGTGTTCGGAATCGGGATCGTTCCTCCCTTGCGCGCGCACTCTCCCTCTTGGAGCGTTATCCTGACGTGGCTCATCTGCTTCCGCGCGAGCGCGGAGGACACGCAACGGTCGTCGCGGTGGCTGGGCCGCCGGGAGCTGGCAAGAGTACTTTGCTGGGTCGGGTAGCTGCTGAAATCACAATGAGGGATATGTCGGTTGCTGTCCTCGCCTTCGATCCGGTCAGCCCGCGTTCCGGAGGCGCCCTCCTCGGTGATCGGATCCGCATGCTCGACGCCGCGGAGCACCCCAACGTCTATGTGCGTTCCATCGCTGCGCGCGACCCGGCCGGTTCTCCCGTTCTCCCTGCGCTCCTCGCTGTCCTCGATCTTTATGGATTCGACTTCGTCTTTCTCGAAGCGGTCGGTGCCGGGCAGGAGGCTTCGCCGCTCCTCCTCGCCGCAGATCTCGCTCTCCTCGTACTCGTCCCCGGGCTCGGCGATAGTGTGCAAACGTTGAAGGCGGGCGTTCTCGAGATTGCAGATCTTATCGTGATCAACAAATCGGATCGTCCTGGTGCAGCTGAACTCGTTCGCGACCTTTCAGCTTACTACCGGCTCCTCGCCGATACGAGTCACCCTGTTCCACCCATCCTGCAGACGGTCGGGAGCGAAGGACAGGGAATCACAGCGGTGCTCGAGGCGATCACTGAACTCCGAGATCGCTATGCCGCGAGTGGCATCCTCGAAGAACGGCGGCGCCGTGCTGCCACTCGTCTGTGGCAGCACACTCTCCGCACGCGCTGTCTTCGCATCATCGACGAATTGCTGAACGACGGACCCGCGCCGGACGACGGCGATCATGAAATGGGCACTCGTGAGCGACAGCTTTACCGGAAACTTGCCGAGCGGTTCGCCCTACTTGCCGCCTCGTCGGACGATTCTCGCTGA
- a CDS encoding cobalamin B12-binding domain-containing protein, translated as MRRPIRVLIAKPGLDGHDRGAKVLARALRDAGMEVIYTGLFQTPETIARSAVDEDVDVVGLSILSGAHNQLVPEVVRALRSAGKEDALVLVGGIIPEEDIPFLKAQGVAEVFGPGTPLSEIIRFIETHVGEPVRGA; from the coding sequence GTGCGACGACCGATCCGTGTCCTGATCGCAAAACCTGGCCTCGATGGCCATGACCGTGGTGCGAAGGTCCTTGCACGAGCACTGCGTGATGCGGGAATGGAAGTGATCTACACCGGTCTCTTCCAAACGCCTGAAACGATCGCGCGCAGCGCCGTCGATGAGGATGTCGATGTTGTCGGCCTGAGTATTCTCTCGGGCGCACACAACCAACTCGTACCGGAAGTAGTGCGAGCGCTGCGGTCCGCCGGGAAAGAGGATGCTCTGGTGCTCGTCGGCGGAATCATTCCGGAAGAAGACATCCCCTTCCTCAAGGCACAGGGAGTTGCCGAAGTTTTCGGCCCCGGTACGCCGCTATCAGAAATCATTCGCTTCATCGAAACGCATGTTGGTGAGCCAGTGAGGGGCGCGTGA
- a CDS encoding cob(I)yrinic acid a,c-diamide adenosyltransferase, producing MMDVDRGQTERAYLMLLVGDERRTSDAALGIALRGAGHGLRIHIIEFLKTGRERGEVAAVSFLTGVTLSQYGMIDVRTRPEEIRGPAISPERLQAALREARQHVALRVTNILILDGLLTLVDEGMVDEKTILELVERAAPWTDIVLTGRAATPALQEAADSVTLMQTIKSREQEPLRRGLHY from the coding sequence ATGATGGACGTCGATCGGGGCCAAACGGAACGCGCGTATCTCATGCTACTGGTCGGTGACGAGCGTCGGACGTCCGATGCAGCGCTCGGTATTGCGTTGCGTGGTGCTGGGCATGGGTTGCGAATTCATATCATTGAGTTCCTGAAGACAGGGCGCGAGCGGGGAGAAGTTGCCGCCGTTTCTTTCTTGACCGGCGTCACTCTCTCCCAGTACGGCATGATCGATGTCCGGACGCGCCCGGAAGAGATCCGCGGCCCAGCCATTTCGCCGGAGCGCTTGCAGGCTGCGCTACGAGAGGCGAGGCAACATGTGGCACTGCGGGTGACGAATATCCTGATCCTCGACGGCCTTTTGACCTTGGTCGATGAGGGAATGGTCGACGAGAAGACCATTCTCGAGTTGGTCGAGCGGGCCGCGCCCTGGACCGATATTGTCCTGACGGGGCGAGCGGCGACACCGGCACTGCAAGAGGCGGCCGACAGCGTCACGCTCATGCAAACGATCAAATCGCGGGAACAGGAGCCGCTCCGACGAGGACTGCACTATTGA
- the pth gene encoding aminoacyl-tRNA hydrolase, producing the protein MASDAWLVVGLGNPGSEYMETRHNIGFWVIDRVAQLTNVVGFQRRFEGEFATVRTDRGLLLLLKPLTFMNRSGVAVAAAVRWYKLSLDRTLVVHDDMDLPLGTLRFRQGGSAAGHHGVESVTRELGSNGFGRLRIGIGRPTRREEGRDFVLSPFHPEERPLAERIAALAAEAVLVWHREGMTVAMNRFNGLRLSLDESALPR; encoded by the coding sequence GTGGCTTCTGATGCATGGCTCGTGGTTGGATTGGGTAATCCAGGCTCAGAATACATGGAAACCCGACACAATATAGGGTTTTGGGTGATCGATCGCGTAGCACAACTCACCAATGTCGTCGGTTTTCAGCGGCGATTCGAAGGCGAGTTCGCAACGGTGCGTACCGACCGTGGGCTACTTTTACTCCTGAAGCCTCTGACATTCATGAATCGCAGTGGTGTGGCTGTCGCAGCAGCCGTTCGCTGGTACAAACTTTCCTTGGATCGAACGCTGGTGGTTCACGACGACATGGACTTGCCACTCGGCACGTTGCGGTTTCGGCAGGGAGGGAGCGCTGCCGGTCATCACGGTGTCGAATCAGTGACTCGCGAACTGGGAAGCAACGGTTTCGGACGTCTTCGGATCGGCATTGGGCGACCGACCCGCCGCGAGGAAGGACGCGACTTTGTCCTGAGCCCGTTCCATCCCGAAGAGCGACCGCTCGCAGAGCGCATCGCAGCCCTCGCAGCCGAAGCGGTCCTGGTGTGGCACCGGGAAGGCATGACGGTCGCGATGAATCGGTTCAACGGACTCCGTCTGTCTCTCGATGAGAGTGCGCTGCCTCGCTGA
- a CDS encoding glycosyltransferase family 4 protein: protein MRFPPTPVVALDGRLLAYRRGGISRYMAELGRALARAGCSSSAVRFRLVVNRFRPDLPLPSLRVMTPPHHPLETWSLGCELAFRGIRVYHATDFVLPHLPPWIRGVATIHDLAFLDAPGDLTPSAFRYYRQTLARIRAADRIIVPSEATARRLRSVVPETSERIRVIYHGVHQRWGSTTSYAWERSSRILLPRLGAQIKERPLLLAVGTIEPRKRYDLLLEAFLLLQQAGVEPAPLLVIVGQEGWQCTSTVQQFRVGEREKVLCWLSDIDDEDLHALYSVASALVVASRDEGFCLPAVEAMAHGVPVVAFAVGALPEIVGDAGLLVREETVASLAGALVRLLSDADLRAELAYRARLRAQRFTWEESGRQTLAVYQEVLDRGF from the coding sequence GTGCGGTTCCCGCCGACTCCGGTCGTCGCGCTCGATGGGCGTCTCTTAGCGTATCGTCGTGGCGGGATCAGTCGCTATATGGCCGAACTCGGTCGTGCTTTGGCACGCGCCGGATGCAGCTCCTCAGCAGTGCGCTTTCGGCTCGTCGTGAATCGTTTCCGGCCGGATCTGCCCTTGCCATCGCTTAGGGTCATGACGCCACCGCACCATCCACTGGAAACCTGGAGCCTCGGCTGTGAATTGGCGTTCCGCGGAATTCGTGTCTACCATGCAACCGATTTTGTCCTGCCGCACCTTCCCCCTTGGATACGCGGCGTCGCGACGATCCATGACCTCGCTTTTCTCGATGCACCCGGTGATTTGACACCGTCCGCTTTTCGTTACTACCGGCAGACCCTTGCGCGCATCCGCGCTGCGGATCGGATCATCGTGCCGTCAGAGGCCACAGCTCGGCGACTCCGCTCGGTGGTACCGGAGACGAGTGAGCGCATCCGCGTCATCTATCACGGCGTCCACCAGCGATGGGGATCGACTACTTCCTATGCCTGGGAACGATCGAGCCGCATCCTTCTGCCACGGCTCGGTGCTCAGATCAAAGAACGACCGCTCCTCCTCGCCGTCGGGACGATCGAGCCGCGCAAGCGCTACGATCTCTTGCTGGAGGCGTTCCTGCTCTTGCAGCAAGCGGGCGTCGAACCTGCTCCGTTGCTGGTGATCGTGGGGCAAGAAGGTTGGCAATGCACGAGTACCGTCCAGCAGTTCCGCGTTGGAGAGCGTGAGAAAGTCCTGTGTTGGTTATCAGACATCGACGACGAAGACTTGCACGCGCTCTACTCAGTAGCGTCTGCGCTCGTCGTGGCAAGCCGAGACGAAGGTTTCTGCTTGCCAGCAGTCGAAGCCATGGCTCACGGCGTACCCGTCGTTGCTTTCGCTGTCGGTGCACTTCCCGAGATCGTGGGTGATGCCGGACTGTTGGTTCGAGAAGAAACAGTGGCTAGCCTCGCGGGAGCACTGGTCCGCTTACTGAGCGATGCTGATCTCCGGGCTGAACTGGCTTACCGGGCTCGTCTTCGAGCACAGCGCTTTACCTGGGAGGAGTCGGGTCGACAAACGCTCGCAGTCTATCAGGAGGTGCTCGATCGTGGCTTCTGA
- a CDS encoding Sec-independent protein translocase subunit TatA/TatB produces the protein MDIFGMGPGELLVIMILALVLFGPGKLPEIAATVGRAVREFRNATRELTSEFEQAFREVQVSTTEVATSVLSVQQETHAALQETRAALNEATDTVSRAASTVALDQVAAPATMPAAPMVPPLGPAESTAVTASASNGRREPTKDDPLADLVDVDELLTESKPSISTGPWET, from the coding sequence ATGGACATCTTCGGAATGGGACCTGGCGAGCTGCTCGTCATCATGATCTTGGCTCTGGTGCTCTTCGGTCCGGGTAAGCTACCGGAAATCGCCGCCACGGTCGGACGAGCAGTTCGCGAATTCCGCAATGCCACAAGGGAGCTGACGAGCGAGTTCGAGCAGGCATTCCGTGAGGTTCAAGTGAGTACGACAGAAGTCGCCACATCGGTTCTCTCAGTCCAGCAAGAAACGCATGCTGCGCTACAGGAGACGCGGGCAGCGCTGAACGAGGCGACGGACACCGTCTCTCGAGCAGCCAGTACGGTTGCGCTCGATCAGGTTGCGGCGCCCGCTACCATGCCTGCTGCTCCGATGGTTCCACCACTCGGACCCGCGGAGTCAACCGCGGTAACGGCCAGTGCGAGTAACGGACGGCGTGAGCCGACGAAGGACGACCCGCTCGCGGATCTGGTCGACGTCGACGAGCTGCTCACTGAGTCGAAACCATCAATATCGACCGGACCGTGGGAAACGTGA
- a CDS encoding class I SAM-dependent methyltransferase: MPESSHRRLRLIPRGQDVQQSVLELFYGPLAPVYPLLTRMLFGNAWQAWQRNALPWLAGARVVAEIGCGPGDFATDLAAQGKRVLAIDRSPTMIRLARRRVARFQRVWIVRADAQRLPLRDACLDAVVTTFPTEVFLTYEMTSEVARVLRPGGLYVAVVAAQPRSWPWWIRPFRRLLGPVANHPPLDCRRLPAPPPVPLFAEMRWETQQDATGRVCLWIARRGD; this comes from the coding sequence ATGCCTGAGTCATCGCATCGTCGTTTGCGGCTGATCCCACGCGGCCAGGACGTGCAACAGTCGGTACTGGAACTCTTCTATGGTCCGCTCGCTCCTGTCTATCCGCTATTGACACGGATGCTCTTCGGAAACGCCTGGCAAGCCTGGCAACGCAACGCGTTACCCTGGCTTGCCGGTGCGCGAGTCGTTGCTGAGATCGGTTGTGGGCCAGGTGACTTCGCCACGGACCTCGCCGCCCAAGGCAAGCGAGTCCTGGCGATCGATCGTTCGCCGACGATGATACGGCTGGCTCGCCGCCGCGTCGCACGCTTTCAGCGGGTGTGGATCGTCCGCGCTGATGCTCAGCGACTACCATTGCGGGATGCTTGCCTCGATGCGGTCGTGACCACCTTTCCGACCGAAGTCTTTCTGACCTACGAGATGACCAGTGAAGTGGCTCGGGTTCTCCGTCCGGGAGGCCTGTACGTTGCGGTCGTCGCTGCCCAGCCGCGCTCGTGGCCGTGGTGGATACGCCCTTTCCGCCGTCTTCTCGGTCCGGTTGCTAACCATCCTCCGCTCGACTGTAGGCGACTTCCCGCGCCACCACCCGTCCCGCTCTTCGCCGAGATGCGTTGGGAAACACAGCAGGATGCCACTGGTCGCGTCTGTCTGTGGATCGCTCGGCGAGGTGATTAG
- the tgt gene encoding tRNA guanosine(34) transglycosylase Tgt has translation MNGKGRFRIIARDMATMARRGVLHTRRGPVQTPAFMPVGTQATVKSLTPEEVRATGSEIVLANTYHLFLRPGLEVLETVGGLHAFMGWDGPILTDSGGFQVYSLAQLRDVTERGVRFRSHIDGSLRELTPEIVIELQMLFGSDVLMPLDDVVGFSESDERQQEAMARTHRWLQRSLHRFQELTAAFAEEKRPLLFGIVQGGFDPSRRVESAHFVASLPVDGLAIGGLSVGEPKDLLYAMLDATAGELPDDRPRYLMGVGAPDDLWRAVAYGIDLFDCVLPTRLARHGALFTPTGRVDITGARFRLHTSPVDETCDCYTCRRFSAAYLHHLFRARELLGYRLATIHNVRFLQRQMETMRRAIEEGTFAAHMERFLSSYEASTALTSSDRLVNG, from the coding sequence ATGAACGGGAAGGGAAGGTTCCGCATCATCGCACGCGATATGGCCACGATGGCCCGCCGCGGTGTTCTCCACACCCGTCGCGGGCCGGTGCAGACCCCAGCGTTCATGCCGGTAGGGACACAAGCAACGGTCAAGTCACTGACGCCCGAGGAAGTGCGCGCGACCGGGAGCGAGATCGTTCTGGCGAATACGTACCATCTCTTTCTGCGTCCAGGGCTGGAGGTCCTCGAAACAGTTGGGGGCTTGCACGCCTTTATGGGCTGGGACGGTCCGATCCTGACTGACTCCGGCGGTTTTCAAGTTTATAGTTTGGCCCAGCTCCGTGACGTTACGGAGAGAGGAGTACGATTCCGATCGCACATCGATGGCTCCCTTCGCGAACTCACTCCGGAAATCGTCATCGAGCTCCAAATGCTGTTCGGTTCAGATGTGCTGATGCCATTGGATGATGTCGTCGGATTCTCCGAATCCGACGAGCGGCAGCAGGAGGCAATGGCTCGTACGCACCGTTGGCTGCAAAGGAGTCTCCACCGCTTCCAGGAATTGACAGCAGCGTTCGCGGAGGAGAAGCGACCATTGTTGTTCGGCATCGTTCAAGGCGGCTTCGACCCGAGCCGCCGCGTCGAAAGCGCGCACTTCGTGGCGTCGCTACCGGTAGATGGTCTGGCGATCGGGGGACTCAGTGTCGGTGAACCGAAGGACCTTCTTTATGCAATGCTCGATGCGACTGCAGGAGAGTTGCCCGACGATCGGCCGCGTTATCTCATGGGCGTCGGAGCGCCGGACGATCTCTGGCGAGCGGTCGCGTACGGCATCGATCTGTTCGATTGTGTCCTGCCGACACGCTTAGCACGGCATGGTGCGCTCTTCACGCCAACCGGCCGCGTGGACATCACTGGAGCGCGCTTTCGTCTGCATACCTCACCAGTCGACGAGACATGTGATTGTTACACCTGCCGTCGATTCAGTGCAGCCTATCTGCACCATCTCTTCCGTGCACGCGAACTGCTGGGTTACCGGCTCGCCACGATCCATAACGTCCGGTTCTTGCAGCGTCAGATGGAAACGATGCGACGTGCGATCGAAGAAGGAACCTTCGCGGCACACATGGAACGGTTTTTGTCCTCATACGAGGCGAGTACAGCCCTGACATCGAGCGATCGCCTGGTCAACGGGTGA
- a CDS encoding acylphosphatase: MMDDRAALHCIVFGRVQGVGFRFFVVEIAERLGLTGWVRNREDGRSVEIWAEGRRAALEALREQVRTGPPGAWVERAECAWVEPTGHFDDFSIRR; the protein is encoded by the coding sequence ATGATGGACGATCGTGCAGCACTCCACTGCATCGTTTTCGGTCGCGTTCAAGGGGTCGGCTTTCGCTTCTTCGTCGTCGAGATTGCCGAACGACTCGGTCTGACGGGCTGGGTACGCAACCGTGAGGACGGGCGATCAGTCGAGATTTGGGCAGAAGGGCGGCGAGCAGCCTTGGAAGCCCTTCGCGAGCAAGTTCGGACAGGCCCACCAGGTGCTTGGGTCGAGCGCGCTGAATGCGCGTGGGTGGAGCCGACTGGACACTTCGACGATTTCAGCATTCGGCGCTGA